The region AACAATATATAAAACTTAAATAAAGTCTATATATGTACGTATTTAGTATGTACTGTATCCTTAATTATTAGTTGCAACTTTAAGAATAAGCTACCACCAATGATGATGGAGATAGGGATGTGGGTATTCAACAGGGTTTAAACACAGATAAATATGGGATTTGGTCAATATTAAAGTTTATGGAAGAGGAAGATGAGTTTGGATTGTAAGATGCACTACTACTATGCTTCTTTGCATATGGCAAATTGGCcgttattgagtcttgaaaaacAGGCAGAGGCATAGGCAGAGTAGTAGTGGGTGTTGGAGGATTGTTCCATTGAGGAAGAGGTGCAATAAGAAATGGTTGAAGCAATGGCCCAGCTTCAACCACAGCCTGCAAAAGCCTCCCTTTCTTGGGCAATGGCTTGTAACTAATCCTTTCTAGTAGACTGTCATATACAAAAGAATCATTATCACTCTGTCTTTCCCTCATGCTGCTGCTGCTTACTATGTCCATGCCCACCACCTGAGGCAGCTTTGCTAAC is a window of Humulus lupulus chromosome 4, drHumLupu1.1, whole genome shotgun sequence DNA encoding:
- the LOC133832700 gene encoding uncharacterized protein LOC133832700: MLELESAKKELKQEKEKTQKTARHFLHLLKVALQEKDEAQKQRDEARNQLQLLIKAKASSSSSDYYNISNTTHTQQFYAAAVPTLTSAGSSNAGLAKLPQVVGMDIVSSSSMRERQSDNDSFVYDSLLERISYKPLPKKGRLLQAVVEAGPLLQPFLIAPLPQWNNPPTPTTTLPMPLPVFQDSITANLPYAKKHSSSASYNPNSSSSSINFNIDQIPYLSVFKPC